In one Conger conger chromosome 5, fConCon1.1, whole genome shotgun sequence genomic region, the following are encoded:
- the LOC133129524 gene encoding activator of 90 kDa heat shock protein ATPase homolog 1-like produces MAKWGEGDPRWIVEERADATNVNNWHWTERDATNWSSDKLKELLLGVRVEGGEGVCEVTEVDKLEGEASINNRKGKLIFFYEWNIKATWTGTSKTGIKYKGNVEIPNLSDENDMDDLDISASLSKDEPDTPLLALMRKEGVQAVRSALGGYLGHLKTEFTQGMILPTANGLTKQPQEESQSKAKVDKTRIESGSSAPAPSTGVKIPTCKFSLKDTFMTSPEELYRVFLNQEMVQAFSHGPAVVDADRGGKFRLMDGNVSGEFLELVPDEKIVMKWRFKTWPCEHYATISLKFSDRGGETELRAECKGVPVNEEERTKQGWQRYYFEAIKQTFGYGARLF; encoded by the exons ATGGCCAAGTGGGGTGAAGGGGATCCACGATGGATTGTAGAGGAGAGAGCCGATGCAACCAACGTCAACAACTGGCACTG GACAGAGCGGGACGCGACAAACTGGTCGTCGGACAAGCTGAAGGAGCTGCTCCTGGGGGTGCGCGttgaggggggggagggcgtCTGCGAGGTGACGGAGGTTGACAAGCTCGAGGGAGAGGCGTCCATCAACAACCGCAAAGGGAAGCTCATCTTCTTCTATGAGTGGAACATCAAGGCCACGTGGACCG GAACATCAAAAACGGGAATCAAGTACAAAGGGAACGTGGAGATTCCCAATCTCTCGGATGAAAATGACATGGATGACCTTGAT ATCAGTGCGTCGCTTAGTAAAGATGAGCCGGACACTCCACTGCTGGCCCTCATGAGGAAAGAAGGGGTCCAAGCCGTCAGATCCGCACTGGGGGGCTACCTCGGCCACCTGAAAACTG AATTTACTCAAGGGATGATCCTGCCTACAGCCAATGGCTTGACCAAGCAGCCCCAGGAAGAGTCGCAGTCCAAGGCCAAAGTGGATAAAACACGG ATTGAGAGTGGGAGCTCTGCCCCTGCACCCAGCACTGGGGTGAAGATCCCGACCTGCAAGTTCAGCCTGAAGGACACTTTTATGACCTCACCAGAGGAGCTCTACAGAGTCTTCCTCAACCAGGAG ATGGTGCAGGCATTCTCCCATGGGCCAGCTGTGGTGGACGCAGACAGGGGCGGCAAATTTCGGCTGATGGACGGGAATGTTTCTGGAGAGTTCCTGGAGCTG GTTCCTGATGAGAAAATTGTGATGAAGTGGAGGTTTAAGACCTGGCCGTGTG AGCACTATGCTACGATCTCCCTGAAGTTCTCGGACCGGGGCGGAGAGACCGAGCTCAGGGCAGAGTGTAAAGGCGTTCCGGTGAACGAGGAAGAGAGAACGAAGCAGGGCTGGCAGCGTTACTACTTCGAGGCCATCAAACAGACTTTTGGCTACGGGGCGCGGCTCTTCTGA
- the sel1l gene encoding protein sel-1 homolog 1 isoform X1 has product MSISDRMVTTWLLFTLSLVLSRGITADVEEMNGEADSKSFEDEKAEDKVPVGTRDVVGQVTLHKEEGVGDGPTVGETESEMGGIKEEDLPSQPTPKQEKPKEVPFAIGGTAAGEPCLFPFLFLGKEYSDCTTEGRGDGRLWCATTFDYDRDKKWGFCETEEQAEERHRAEEAEELYQKAVRIINNTGKKSQKKEGYKLLSKVADMGHTKAMEKVAYALLFGDYMTQNLPQAKELFEKLVLEGSPKAQTALGFLYAAGLGVNSSQAKALVYYTFGALGGNLVAHMILGYRYWGGVGVPQSCESALTHYRLVAEHVANDVSLMGGSAVQRIRLLDEVENPGSGSGMLEEDLIQYYQFLAEKGDVQAQVGLGQLHLHGGRGVEQNHERAYDYFNQAANAGNTHAMAFLGKMYSEGSESVPQNNETALQYFKKAADLGNPVGQSGLGMAYLYGRGVAVNHEQALKYFQKAAEQGWVDGQLQLGTMYYSGMGVKRDYKLALKYFNLASQAGHILAYYNLALMHATGTGVLRSCPTAVELFKNVCERGRWSERLMTAYGSFKEGDSNSAVVQYLLLAEQGYEAAQSNVAFILDQTEEAHIFGENETYPRALLHWTRAAAQGYMVARIKLGDYHFYGYGTDVDYETAVIHYRLASEQQHSAQAMFNLGYMHEKGLGIKQDIHLAKRFYDMAAEASPDAQVPVFLALCKLGLMYSLQYLHDLNVSDLLTQVDLDQLLGPEWDLYLMTVIALLLGTVIAYRQRQHQAVFRPAPPQRAPAEQGEPQPEGQ; this is encoded by the exons ATGTCCATTTCAGACAGGATGGTGACAACGTGGCTGTTGTTTACACTGTCGCTGGTTCTCTCGCGAGGCATAACAGCTG ACGTTGAGGAAATGAATGGTGAAGCAGATTCCAAG TCCTTTGAAGACGAGAAGGCAGAAGATAAGGTGCCAGTGGGCACGAGGGACGTGGTTGGACAGGTGACACTCCACAAGGAGGAGGGGGTAGGGGATGGACCGACTGTTGGGGAGACGGAGAGTGAGATGGGCGGGATCAAGGAGGAGGACCTGCCGTCGCAGCCCACCCCAAAACAAGAAAAGCCTAAAGAGG TTCCTTTTGCGATTGGGGGCACTGCTGCTGGGGAGCCTTGCCTGTtccccttcctcttcctggGGAAGGAGTACTCGGACTGCACCACGGAGGGCCGGGGAGACGGCAGGCTATGGTGTGCCACGACATTCGACTACGACCGCGACAAGAAATGGGGATTCTGCGAAA CGGAGGAACAGGCGGAGGAGAGACACCGGGCAGAGGAGGCTGAAGAGCTCTATCAGAAGGCTGTCAGGATAATCAACAACACTGGCAAGAAGAGCCAGAAGAAGGA GGGCTACAAGCTGCTGTCGAAGGTGGCTGACATGGGCCACACAAAAGCCATGGAGAAGGTTGCATACGCCCTGCTGTTCGGAGACTACATGACCCAGAACCTACCGCAAGCCAAGGAGCTTTTTGAGAAGCTGGTGTTGGAGGGGTCTCCCAAAGCACAAACG GCATTGGGCTTCCTTTACGCTGCCGGCCTAGGGGTGAATTCCAGTCAAGCAAAG GCTTTGGTGTACTACACCTTTGGAGCGCTGGGAGGAAACCTTGTGGCACATATGATTCTG GGGTATAGATATTGGGGTGGCGTTGGTGTGCCTCAGAGCTGTGAGTCTGCTCTGACCCATTATCGACTGGTGGCCGAACACG TGGCCAATGACGTGTCCCTCATGGGGGGCAGTGCGGTGCAGAGGATCAGGCTGCTGGACGAGGTGGAGAATCCCGGCTCAGGCAGCGGGATGCTAGAGGAGGACCTGATCCAGTACTACCAGTTCCTGGCCGAGAAGGGGGATGTGCAGGCGCAG GTTGGACTGGGTCAGTTGCACCTGCACGGCGGGCGGGGTGTGGAGCAGAATCACGAG AGAGCCTACGACTACTTCAACCAAGCGGCGAATGCGGGGAACACGCATGCTATGGCCTTTCTGGGAAAG ATGTACTCTGAGGGCAGTGAGTCCGTGCCGCAGAATAACGAGACTGCTCTGCAGTACTTCAAGAAAGCCGCTGACTTG GGCAATCCGGTGGGCCAGAGCGGTCTGGGTATGGCCTATCTGTATGGGAGGGGTGTGGCTGTG AACCACGAGCAGGCGCTGAAGTACTTCCAGAAGGCGGCGGAGCAGGGCTGGGTGGACGGGCAGCTCCAGCTGGGCACCATGTACTACA GCGGTATGGGCGTGAAGCGGGACTACAAGCTGGCCCTGAAGTACTTCAATCTGGCGTCGCAGGCCGGACACATCCTGGCGTACTACAACCTGGCCCTGATGCACGCTACGGGAACGGGGGTGTTGCGCTCCTGCCCCACCGCTGTGGAG CTGTTTAAGAACGTGTGCGAGCGGGGACGGTGGTCAGAGAGGCTCATGACCGCGTACGGCAGCTTTAAGGAGGGCGACTCCAACTCCGCCGTGGTTCAGTACCTGCTGCTGGCCGAGCAGGGCTACGAGGCGGCTCAGAGCAACGTCGCCTTCATCCTGGACCAGA CAGAAGAGGCACACATCTTCGGGGAGAACGAGACGTACCCTCGCGCTCTGCTCCATTGGACGCGTGCGGCAGCCCAAG GGTACATGGTGGCCAGGATCAAGCTGGGGGACTACCACTTCTACGGCTACGGCACGGACGTGGACTATGAGACGGCAGTGATccactacaggctggcctcagaacagcagcacagcgCTCAGGCCATGTTCAACCTGGGCTACATGCACGAGAAGGGCCTGGGCATCAAACAG GACATCCACCTGGCGAAGCGCTTCTACGACATGGCGGCCGAGGCCAGCCCCGACGCCCAGGTGCCCGTGTTCCTGGCCCTGTGCAAGCTGGGCCTGATGTACTCTCTCCAGTACTTGCACGACCTCAAC GTGTCGGACCTCCTGACGCAGGTGGACCTGGACCAGCTTCTTGGTCCGGAGTGGGATCTGTACCTCATGACGGTCATCGCCCTGCTCCTGGGCACGGTCATCGCTTACCGCCAGCGGCAGCACCAGGCCGTCTTCCGCCCGGCGCCCCCCCAGAGGGCCCCAGCCGAGCAGGGGGAGCCCCAGCCAGAGGGCCAGTGA
- the sel1l gene encoding protein sel-1 homolog 1 isoform X2: MSISDRMVTTWLLFTLSLVLSRGITADVEEMNGEADSKSFEDEKAEDKVPVGTRDVVGQVTLHKEEGVGDGPTVGETESEMGGIKEEDLPSQPTPKQEKPKEVPFAIGGTAAGEPCLFPFLFLGKEYSDCTTEGRGDGRLWCATTFDYDRDKKWGFCETEEQAEERHRAEEAEELYQKAVRIINNTGKKSQKKEGYKLLSKVADMGHTKAMEKVAYALLFGDYMTQNLPQAKELFEKLVLEGSPKAQTALGFLYAAGLGVNSSQAKALVYYTFGALGGNLVAHMILGYRYWGGVGVPQSCESALTHYRLVAEHVANDVSLMGGSAVQRIRLLDEVENPGSGSGMLEEDLIQYYQFLAEKGDVQAQVGLGQLHLHGGRGVEQNHERAYDYFNQAANAGNTHAMAFLGKMYSEGSESVPQNNETALQYFKKAADLGNPVGQSGLGMAYLYGRGVAVNHEQALKYFQKAAEQGWVDGQLQLGTMYYSGMGVKRDYKLALKYFNLASQAGHILAYYNLALMHATGTGVLRSCPTAVELFKNVCERGRWSERLMTAYGSFKEGDSNSAVVQYLLLAEQGYEAAQSNVAFILDQKEAHIFGENETYPRALLHWTRAAAQGYMVARIKLGDYHFYGYGTDVDYETAVIHYRLASEQQHSAQAMFNLGYMHEKGLGIKQDIHLAKRFYDMAAEASPDAQVPVFLALCKLGLMYSLQYLHDLNVSDLLTQVDLDQLLGPEWDLYLMTVIALLLGTVIAYRQRQHQAVFRPAPPQRAPAEQGEPQPEGQ, from the exons ATGTCCATTTCAGACAGGATGGTGACAACGTGGCTGTTGTTTACACTGTCGCTGGTTCTCTCGCGAGGCATAACAGCTG ACGTTGAGGAAATGAATGGTGAAGCAGATTCCAAG TCCTTTGAAGACGAGAAGGCAGAAGATAAGGTGCCAGTGGGCACGAGGGACGTGGTTGGACAGGTGACACTCCACAAGGAGGAGGGGGTAGGGGATGGACCGACTGTTGGGGAGACGGAGAGTGAGATGGGCGGGATCAAGGAGGAGGACCTGCCGTCGCAGCCCACCCCAAAACAAGAAAAGCCTAAAGAGG TTCCTTTTGCGATTGGGGGCACTGCTGCTGGGGAGCCTTGCCTGTtccccttcctcttcctggGGAAGGAGTACTCGGACTGCACCACGGAGGGCCGGGGAGACGGCAGGCTATGGTGTGCCACGACATTCGACTACGACCGCGACAAGAAATGGGGATTCTGCGAAA CGGAGGAACAGGCGGAGGAGAGACACCGGGCAGAGGAGGCTGAAGAGCTCTATCAGAAGGCTGTCAGGATAATCAACAACACTGGCAAGAAGAGCCAGAAGAAGGA GGGCTACAAGCTGCTGTCGAAGGTGGCTGACATGGGCCACACAAAAGCCATGGAGAAGGTTGCATACGCCCTGCTGTTCGGAGACTACATGACCCAGAACCTACCGCAAGCCAAGGAGCTTTTTGAGAAGCTGGTGTTGGAGGGGTCTCCCAAAGCACAAACG GCATTGGGCTTCCTTTACGCTGCCGGCCTAGGGGTGAATTCCAGTCAAGCAAAG GCTTTGGTGTACTACACCTTTGGAGCGCTGGGAGGAAACCTTGTGGCACATATGATTCTG GGGTATAGATATTGGGGTGGCGTTGGTGTGCCTCAGAGCTGTGAGTCTGCTCTGACCCATTATCGACTGGTGGCCGAACACG TGGCCAATGACGTGTCCCTCATGGGGGGCAGTGCGGTGCAGAGGATCAGGCTGCTGGACGAGGTGGAGAATCCCGGCTCAGGCAGCGGGATGCTAGAGGAGGACCTGATCCAGTACTACCAGTTCCTGGCCGAGAAGGGGGATGTGCAGGCGCAG GTTGGACTGGGTCAGTTGCACCTGCACGGCGGGCGGGGTGTGGAGCAGAATCACGAG AGAGCCTACGACTACTTCAACCAAGCGGCGAATGCGGGGAACACGCATGCTATGGCCTTTCTGGGAAAG ATGTACTCTGAGGGCAGTGAGTCCGTGCCGCAGAATAACGAGACTGCTCTGCAGTACTTCAAGAAAGCCGCTGACTTG GGCAATCCGGTGGGCCAGAGCGGTCTGGGTATGGCCTATCTGTATGGGAGGGGTGTGGCTGTG AACCACGAGCAGGCGCTGAAGTACTTCCAGAAGGCGGCGGAGCAGGGCTGGGTGGACGGGCAGCTCCAGCTGGGCACCATGTACTACA GCGGTATGGGCGTGAAGCGGGACTACAAGCTGGCCCTGAAGTACTTCAATCTGGCGTCGCAGGCCGGACACATCCTGGCGTACTACAACCTGGCCCTGATGCACGCTACGGGAACGGGGGTGTTGCGCTCCTGCCCCACCGCTGTGGAG CTGTTTAAGAACGTGTGCGAGCGGGGACGGTGGTCAGAGAGGCTCATGACCGCGTACGGCAGCTTTAAGGAGGGCGACTCCAACTCCGCCGTGGTTCAGTACCTGCTGCTGGCCGAGCAGGGCTACGAGGCGGCTCAGAGCAACGTCGCCTTCATCCTGGACCAGA AAGAGGCACACATCTTCGGGGAGAACGAGACGTACCCTCGCGCTCTGCTCCATTGGACGCGTGCGGCAGCCCAAG GGTACATGGTGGCCAGGATCAAGCTGGGGGACTACCACTTCTACGGCTACGGCACGGACGTGGACTATGAGACGGCAGTGATccactacaggctggcctcagaacagcagcacagcgCTCAGGCCATGTTCAACCTGGGCTACATGCACGAGAAGGGCCTGGGCATCAAACAG GACATCCACCTGGCGAAGCGCTTCTACGACATGGCGGCCGAGGCCAGCCCCGACGCCCAGGTGCCCGTGTTCCTGGCCCTGTGCAAGCTGGGCCTGATGTACTCTCTCCAGTACTTGCACGACCTCAAC GTGTCGGACCTCCTGACGCAGGTGGACCTGGACCAGCTTCTTGGTCCGGAGTGGGATCTGTACCTCATGACGGTCATCGCCCTGCTCCTGGGCACGGTCATCGCTTACCGCCAGCGGCAGCACCAGGCCGTCTTCCGCCCGGCGCCCCCCCAGAGGGCCCCAGCCGAGCAGGGGGAGCCCCAGCCAGAGGGCCAGTGA